A stretch of DNA from Sphingomonas ginkgonis:
GCCTCGTCGCTGGTGACCGGCTCGGCCGCGAGCCGCGCTCCGGGAAACGGCGAGTCGATGGTGAACACCAGCCCGTCGGGCTCGTAGCGGGTCCATACGCCGTCCGGGAAATAGGCGCGGAGCGAGCGTTCGATCATCAGCGTTCCAAAGCCGCGCCGGGTCGGTGGTCTGACCGGCGGGCCGCCATGCTCCTGCCACGCCATCGTAAAGTGCGGGTCGACCTCGCCGTTGGCGAGCAGCGACCAGCTCAGGTCGACGGTGCCGCTGTCGTTGGACAGCGCGCCATGCTTCATCGCGTTGGTGACCAGCTCGTGCAGCGCGAGGGTGAGGGCGAGCGCTGGTAGTGGCTTGATGCAGATTGCCGGGCCGCTCAGCCGAAAGCGGCTGTCGATGCCGCTGCTGGTCGCGACCGCGTTGCGGACCAGATCTCGGATCGGCGCCTCCTCCCATTCCGCCGCGGTCAGAACGTCGGCGGCACGGCCGATCGCCGCTAGCCGTTGGGACAAGTTGACGTTGGCAGTGCCAAGATCAGTGGCGCGGCGCAGTGTTTGATTGACGACCGCCTGAATGATGGTGAGCAGA
This window harbors:
- a CDS encoding sensor histidine kinase — translated: MSFLNNGGKMGATIRSRDWSSDPLGPPEKWPAALKTSLGLILGSHFPQCVVWGDGLVTFPNDAYLPILGNKPDALGRRFDEIWSEVWPSLAPLVCEAFAGCANYIEDWPLTIERNGPPEQVWFTFCFSPIRDETGKVVGMLDIVTETTAQVLLHDRQRLLAGELNHRLKNLLTIIQAVVNQTLRRATDLGTANVNLSQRLAAIGRAADVLTAAEWEEAPIRDLVRNAVATSSGIDSRFRLSGPAICIKPLPALALTLALHELVTNAMKHGALSNDSGTVDLSWSLLANGEVDPHFTMAWQEHGGPPVRPPTRRGFGTLMIERSLRAYFPDGVWTRYEPDGLVFTIDSPFPGARLAAEPVTSDEAPTPRS